The region ATCATCCAAGCCAACTCCAAGGAGGAATGAAAAGGGTGTCAGAAAAGCAAATGGTGTTTACCACATCAGGAAGCATAGGAGGAACCTTGGTATGAAGGAGATTGAGGAGCGTATTGCTGCAGGGTTAGACAATCCTGACTTGGGACCATTTTTGCTCAAGCAAACAAGAGACATGATTTCCTCAGGTGAGAATCCACGAAAAGCTCGCGATTTGGCTCTTAGAGCTTTGAAATCATTCGAGATTTGTTCGGATGGGAAACCAAGTTTAGATATGGTCATGTGCTTGCATGTCTTGGCAACGATATACTGTAATTTAGGACAGTATAATGAGGCCATTCCCATTCTTGAGCGTTCCATTGATATTCCTGTGTTGGAGGATGGCCAAGATCATGCACTGGCTAAGTTTGCAGGATGCATGCAATTGGGTGACACATATGCAATGATGGGTCAGATTGAGAATTCTCTGCTGTTTTACACAGCAGGTCTTGAGATTCAAGGTCAGGTTTTGGGGGAAACAGACCCAAGATTCGGTGAGACGTGCCGGTATGTGGCTGAGGCACATGTTCAGGCACTGCAGTTTGATGATGCTGAGAAACTGTGTCAAATGGCTCTTGATATTCACAGGGGAAATGGGGCTCCTGCTTCCATTGAGGAAGCAGCAGATAGGAGACTAATGGGGCTTATCTGTGACTCAAAGGGTGATTATGAGGCTGCTCTAGAGCATTATGTTTTGGCAAGCATGGCTATGGCTGCAAATGGCCATGAAGCAGATGTGGCTTCAGTGGATTGCAGCATTGGTGATGCCTATTTAGCATTGGCTCGCTATGATGAGGCAGTGTTTTCTTATCAGAAAGCACTCACTGTGTTCAAATCAACCAAAGGAGAGAATCATCCCACAGTTGCTTCGGTCTATGTCAGATTGGCTGATCTTTACAACAAGATAGGGAAGTTCAAGGAGGCTAAGTCTTACTGTGAAAATGCACTCAGAATATTTGGGAAGATCAAGCCCGGGATCTCCTCAGAAGAGATTGCTAGTGGTCTGATAGATGTTGCTGCCATCTATCAATCCATAAATGATTTGGAAAAGGGGTTGAAGTTACTCAAAAAGGCCTTGAAGATCTATGCCAATGCTCCTGGTCAACAAAGCACTGTTGCAGGAATTGAGGCCCAAATGGGGGTTATGTATTACATGCTGGGGAACTTTTCTGACTCTTACAACATCTTCAAAAGTGCCATTGCCAAATTTCGCGCCACCGGAGAGAAAAAAACTGCTTTGTTTGGGATTGCTTTGAACCAAATGGGGCTAGCCTGTGTGCAGTGTTATGCTATAAATGAAGCAGCAGATCTGTTTGAAGAGGCCAGGAGTATATTGGAAAAAGAGTATGGTCCATATCATCCAGACACCTTAGGAGTCTGCAGCAATCTAGCAGGAACCTATGATGCAATGGGAAGGTAACATATTCACTCTCTCTACTGCTCTTGTTATTCTGATTTGAAAAGAGTTTAATTTTTATGCTTTGTTAGTGTAAAGCATTATGCTTTGttagtttaaaatatgttacacTATCAATCAATCAGAAGTAATCGTTTGCATGATTTTTAAGGTGGTTATTGTAAGAACCCACAAACTTAATAGTTACCATATATGGAAGTTTGTGATTAGATAACTTGATGACATTTCTTGTTcattttgtgatgtttttgcAGAGTGGATGATGCCATTGAAATTTTGGAGTATGTTGTTGGCATGAGAGAGGAGAAACTTGGAACAGCAAACCCTGATGTGGATGATGAGAAACGTAGGTTGGAAGAGTTGTTGAAAGAAGCAGGCAGGGCCAGGAACAGGAGATCAAGAAGATCACTGGAAACCCTTCTTGACAGCAACTCTCAGCTCATGAAAAACAATGGCATCAGGGTCCTATAAACATGTCACTGTATATAAAATACATTTGCTCATTTTGATCATTGTTTTCTAATTTGCCCAGGAAACAATAACAAAGTGGAAGTAGGTTCCACTGTCCAATTGTTTGTTACCAAAGGATGTTCACAGAAGTTACTTCATATATGCTATTTTCTATAGTGAAAAGGAGAAATTTCGGTTATTCATAATTTTCTGTGTAATTGAATTCATAAATGGCGGAAATTCAAAATTCCATGTATAATACAAATAGATGTTGAAACTCAATTTTCACCACTGCTGCTACTGCTACATCAAACGTCCCATTAGAAAATTCAGTTGCTTCTAACCACGTTTTAGATTCAATGCAACCGTATTTTTAAGTTCCAATGTTACATTCAAGGGTCTTATGAACGTGACAAGCATGAATATGACACTGCAGACAGCAGAACCGTTGTTGTAGTTGACATCATACATCAAAATCTTATGCTTACATTGTAATGCACGTCTTGACCAGTTTTTAGGATTTAGATCATTCTGATATTATCTAACGATAATGTTTTCTGAGAAATTAATTGGGCTTTAGATCAGATAATTGTACTGTTATCTGAACtattcatttttgttcttaaatcCTTAAATGATTTGTTAAATGGTAGAGGACATGCATTGTTTTTCATGGTAGTACTGTAGTAGTTGATGGAGTAACTATCACGTTTAGGTAACATACACATTAATTGTTTACCTGTTACATCATATCATTACTTTTCTAACATTgctaacataaaattaaaaacttctaaaattatatttgtgtttGTCACATCAGATATATTTCAAcaagttttttatttggtttatgTATAAAGTAATGTATTTGAAGGACAgttctttaataaatatatatcactTAGGAGTAACTTAGTGAAATGATGAAACAGTTGGGTCAAGAAGGCTTTTTGGACTGAACTGTATAAGGGACCTGCACTGTACTAAAATCCATTATATTGGTTGGATGAACAACAAATTATCTCTTCCAAATTCCAATCCTTTAGACATATGAACATTTTCTGGTAGTTGAGCCGTTGCAGTGTGACCTCACATGAAACTAAGCTACACTAGCTTTTTCCACAACATAAATTAGGCACTGTTATGTGCATGCCATTCAAATTGTTCTTACACAAATTCCTTGTTTATTGAAATAACAATGTGAAGAGTGAAGCCCCAATAATGTATGGTTCTATATCTCAATATGAGTAGCTAGCTAGTAACAGATGAACTGTGCTCAGAAACATGCTTGCCCAATTGGAATTGGTGGGTCAGAGAAGGAGCCATAGAGAATTCTCTTAGAAACCCATTGATTTGCAGCCTCAGAGTAGTGTATGCCATCCCAACTAACATGTTGAGAAGGATTTTTGCATGGATTGCCATATACTGTTCCATTTACTATGGCTTTCTTCCCACAGTTTATGTGGTAGCCATAGTAACTGCCACAACAGAACTCCAACGGACTCATAAAACCTGTCATAAATCAAGCATAGAAGTTAATTGAACAATGATAAGTTGAGAACAAAAGGCTAAAATATATCTTGAATCTCCCAACTTCTCTTTTCAATTTGTttgaaatgttttcttttagttCCTTAAAGTGTTTATGTTAAACCAAAATAGTTTTTCTATCAGTTTTTTGCAGTAACATCATATTGGACTAATGTGACAGATAGATACAGAGTGACACATCTCTCAAGGGTTGGCATATATCACCTAGTTGACCAAGTTTGAtctaaaagaaatattttaagaacCATGGTGAAAATTTCTTAAAGAAaccaaattgaaataaaaaaataagaacaaaaacatTGTCTTTCCCTA is a window of Vigna unguiculata cultivar IT97K-499-35 chromosome 4, ASM411807v1, whole genome shotgun sequence DNA encoding:
- the LOC114182139 gene encoding protein KINESIN LIGHT CHAIN-RELATED 2, which translates into the protein MPGFAMDEFNVNSAAEEPSGSYTPRKDNFAQQASPRSTLSPRSIQSDSIDLAIDGVVDTSIEQLYHNVCEMRSSDHSPSRASFYSYDGESRIDSELGHLVGDIVDLEITKEVVVTENKEDFNGNANASGSTPEKDVVSRGKESSNKDNNSQSSPTTRVIEGSSKPTPRRNEKGVRKANGVYHIRKHRRNLGMKEIEERIAAGLDNPDLGPFLLKQTRDMISSGENPRKARDLALRALKSFEICSDGKPSLDMVMCLHVLATIYCNLGQYNEAIPILERSIDIPVLEDGQDHALAKFAGCMQLGDTYAMMGQIENSLLFYTAGLEIQGQVLGETDPRFGETCRYVAEAHVQALQFDDAEKLCQMALDIHRGNGAPASIEEAADRRLMGLICDSKGDYEAALEHYVLASMAMAANGHEADVASVDCSIGDAYLALARYDEAVFSYQKALTVFKSTKGENHPTVASVYVRLADLYNKIGKFKEAKSYCENALRIFGKIKPGISSEEIASGLIDVAAIYQSINDLEKGLKLLKKALKIYANAPGQQSTVAGIEAQMGVMYYMLGNFSDSYNIFKSAIAKFRATGEKKTALFGIALNQMGLACVQCYAINEAADLFEEARSILEKEYGPYHPDTLGVCSNLAGTYDAMGRVDDAIEILEYVVGMREEKLGTANPDVDDEKRRLEELLKEAGRARNRRSRRSLETLLDSNSQLMKNNGIRVL